Proteins encoded together in one Bombus affinis isolate iyBomAffi1 chromosome 2, iyBomAffi1.2, whole genome shotgun sequence window:
- the LOC126928773 gene encoding PHD finger protein 3 isoform X2, translating into MSSSYIIEPQESGSGKKDDTLIIIVNDDGTISVDQETLQTLIMNQSNANVSVVRVGQAETDTENGDITLTVDPPMFTSAAINSVGTSTGDATSLVDPFMEMDPEQLERLETALQSEEAKQILGENVTAMLDMLTVEEQQNSIRYSVKLDHCYTSRLSPSDPKPRDPLPVIDSPTSDDGLQYAHQHSPAPGTSKTSSPVGEAENTVMIKPKATTKTGKPVGRPRKNIPPTSVPTSNSNTRSSANVANTPKSVGHPVPRNILQQGVGKHQGRSNDEDEEELMSSSESSESEPPSDNDSDFGPRGPRRGGIRARGGRKGLTTRGGSMVATRRRGPNKQMDMEQVRRLDMEMAAAVNAMKSPEKDEKSGGFGFVKGKRQLKTVIGRKKEESQRNESPSIINQDVSGNFEKPLQTTNQVKANLINANMVKGDMILTKPGQGRANQKVTFVQKQVLMKSNDLKNIDVKKQVILPKGKFFNQTGTKFFATKDGKLVQIPVTTKTITSNLSITQMKGVIPQVSSTQQPAMIQSQISNVQQQQSQQLAKVTTPAVISKIKSCDPKKEKRKSDGLESVTKIEIDTNKTTEIKVFDGMKKHAKKENRKSPAYMVDTLGPALFSTPDIIRRVGTNGDSKVQENVVTPSVAVVSSGNSLMQVTHSPSSSSTSTSPITSNRSGIISMSSDRTTHSETSISTEKRESHDCLIENHEAESKPAVKSNVSEELQPALDSGAIEGEEHLLATLEMEASKHEEELLAEALLLQEELGVDLAEHAALVEQGGSVATESITSNNMLIPSLITSEQEGTKSVDAPATIIVTTTTSTATVATMATTSANTNELKEAGKKFIKDDKEPIQIIRGGRVITLPPIEAPATRSKRLQIKSTEPIQKSFEPAKRMEKHGGYSVQTMQQRASSQSIKHEIRANIDQGEKNECAIRVEEENMEEEAEEEEDEEEEDIKEKDRKQVGEEDEEEEEEEEEDNSDSEDDPDRLWCICKRPHNNRFMICCDVCEDWFHGKCVHVSKAMGQQMEEKGIEWVCPNCTKKKDEEIKAKSSTQSASGKQRIQSDTVFENTKNLPTVNQSSSTGESSPLIQSSCDYGGVQYSSSMQCVVCKKEARNSSIYCSDACILAHAQETLTKDKPIPGPTISPKGTRSSPFDPASKSKSDARVIVFERKSGRILTGSDAPTRSNLRTWLKEHPTFEVVGTNNLGALQIGKTITTIQTQIPGKTTKSALLSPAKGQNLPKMTYAKVPGSKQMILTAGNKKFTLISGGQQQQLQLQQQQQQQQQQQQQQQQQTQSTNTKSIQIKQTLLPGSNKSPLLLKTTKLITQPQIKQLGVPVSPKQTPNTKKQESKQAIIQSKQQQIKPSPPRKPETEPIRLNIRKTLTELLSSRIKETEDLKLTDEEIADLAYNIELELYKYFKDTGAKYKAKYRSLVFNIKDTKNLTLFRKIADRSLTPDAVVRLSPDEMASQELAEWREKETKHQLEMIKKNELDLMAQAKSIVVKTHKGEQIIENDGGIDHVDPKTPVQDIVTALNSADSISSTVDDMEKDIEKAIDEERLKGKEDAKKLRNLDDKKRKEKDKDRGREKERDKEKERGKEKESNRSKGASDRRGRSISRSRHKHGRDDRERSKTREKSRERRSRDKEGKREREKDRDKEKERDRERDRERSRTRDREKLKLREKSSRDKAKQKEKDREKERERERHKSNENILRSRNSAYSELKNVDKREDEKKRETEKKEELSGLTGTSAGKSIEDRLWRHIEDEATTNIIDGNDSDVSDREPSSTVNIKTPDINEEVDREREQESSSTLEGETPKAGGWQTVWRGFVNMVDVAKFFITAQEVSGHAKDLMDDLPDTVDVVGRISHETVWDYISKMKKTGSKEILVIRLTAANDEEKIPYITLYSYLNSRSRLGVVGNVSKNIKDFYIMPFSSQSTIPQVLLPLNGPGFEEHRPHLLLGIIVRNKRKRPAGISSSSIPMKLSKKDADRSYTPPLIGASKDKSSNGSNATIIVSTSVTSTATPTIPISSPSLATATSTYHKTPATTVSTTESTKEKQHPVTQTTLDNLNRAHIGMSRSTLLDTATICKIVPELSSKIDLTSSPGKVPLEDDGDEPYSPGQMDEEDIDLDLRTCPTSTSVTTVAPISGSLGIHDVTTLDNGIISSSKNSTELQRKMEELNRQIEEQKQQIQNISSSFLGESTPTLPGLGLDPPPNDECEEAYSPSDTRSFTPPPPTGISKFAQPILEKVSNITIPPNLQEILANVKRQESSKVDPYLPSKPSATFLTTANSSIYQNSEKYSSSPGVKLTISGLNKSNSEKSIVESSSNHRESISKEKESKGTLSSLSDLDLIRKAEEELAAVAAASAAIVPGNRVTENSIPSSLSGTTTALSSVMGTTTSSSLISQPSANLSSLTSTDSPTREGIPYKNPFPEPFKRNIAPEQPKPPGLEDEDFPPFPSTPPNLENNVSKTTSSHSKFVPKSGIVLSVKRKVNDDVSPTSPSTSNKIIRIKSRWGQGPSESID; encoded by the exons ATGTCTAGCTCGTACATTATCGAGCCACAAGAGAGCGGATCAGGAAAGAAGGATGATACATTAATTATCATTGTCAATGATGATGGTACTATATCTGTCGACCAAGAAACTTTGCAGACTTTAATTA TGAATCAATCTAATGCAAATGTCAGCGTTGTTAGAGTAGGACAAGCAGAGACAGACACAGAAAATGGAGATATTACATTAACTGTAGATCCTCCAATGTTTACATCTGCTGCAATTAATTCTGTTGGTACATCTACCGGTGATGCAACCAGTTTAGTTGATCCTTTTATGGAAATGGATCCAGAACAGTTGGAACGATTAGAGACAGCTTTACAAAGTGAAGAGGCAAAACAAATTCTTGGAGAAAATGTCACAGCTATGCttg ATATGTTAACAGTAGAGGAACAACAAaactctataaggtatagcgttaagTTGGATCACTGCTACACAAGTAGATTATCACCTTCTGATCCAAAACCAAGGGATCCATTACCTGTTATCGATTCACCTACTTCCGACGATGGTTTACAATACGCACATCAACATTCTCCTGCTCCTGGAACATCTAAAACATCGTCGCCTGTCGGCGAAGCTGAGAATACTGTCATGATCAAGCCAAAGGCTACAACCAAAACT GGTAAACCAGTTGGTCGGCCGCGAAAAAATATCCCCCCGACTTCTGTTCCTACCAGTAATAGTAACACGAGATCGTCGGCCAATGTAGCAAATACGCCTAAATCTGTTGGACATCCGGTTCCAAGGAATATATTGCAGCAAGGTGTTGGAAAAC ATCAAGGAAGATCTAATGACGAGGATGAAGAAGAGTTAATGTCATCCAGTGAATCATCCGAGTCAGAGCCACCATCTGACAATGATTCAGATTTTGGTCCTCGAGGTCCTAGAAGAGGTGGTATAAGAGCTAGAGGTGGTAGAAAAGGGCTTACTACCAGAGGAGGAAGTATGGTAGCTACTCGTAGAAGAGGGCCCAACAAACAAATGGATATGGAACAAGTTCGTCGATTAGATATGGAAATGGCTGCTGCTGTAAATGCCATGAAGAGTCCAGAGAAAGATGAAAAATCGG GAGGATTTGGTTTCGTTAAAGGCAAGAGACAGCTTAAAACCGTTATTGGTCGGAAGAAAGAGGAATCGCAACGCAACGAATCGCCTTCGATAATAAATCAAGATGTATCGGGTAATTTTGAAAAACCGTTGCAGACGACGAACCAAGTTAAAGCGAATTTGATCAATGCTAATATGGTTAAGGGCGACATGATTCTTACAAAACCAGGACAGGGAAGAGCTAATCAAAAAGTTACTTTTGTACAAAAGCAAGTGCTTATGAAGTCGAATGACCTTAAAAATATCGACGTAAAGAAGCAGGTGATTCTTCCTAAAGggaaattttttaatcaaacCGGAACCAAATTCTTCGCGACCAAAGATGGCAAACTGGTCCAAATACCTGTAACTACTAAAACTATAACGTCAAACTTATCGATAACGCAAATGAAAGGAGTGATACCACAAGTGTCATCAACACAACAGCCTGCCATGATACAAAGTCAGATTTCAAATGTGCAACAGCAGCAATCCCAACAGTTGGCTAAAGTAACGACGCCTGCTgttatttcaaaaattaaatcttgcgatccgaagaaagagaaacgaaaatCTGACGGTCTGGAAAGTGTTACGAAAATAGAAATCGATACCAATAAAACAACAGAGATCAAAGTTTTTGATG GTATGAAAAAACATGCAAAGAAAGAGAATCGTAAATCACCAGCGTACATGGTGGATACTTTAGGTCCTGCTCTTTTTTCAACCCCAGATATTATTCGTCGTGTTGGTACAAATGGTGATTCAAAAGTACAAGAAAATGTAGTAACACCGTCTGTAGCTGTTGTTTCTTCTGGAAATTCTCTTATGCAAGTAACACATTCACCGTCATCATCGTCGACATCGACATCACCCATAACATCAAATCGTTCAG GTATTATTTCTATGTCTTCCGACCGAACTACACATTCTGAAACATCTATCTCTACGGAAAAGCGAGAAAGTCACGATTGTTTGATAGAAAATCATGAAGCAGAGTCTAAGCCGGCTGTAAAATCTAACGTATCAGAAGAATTACAACCAGCTCTGGATTCGG GCGCTATAGAAGGCGAGGAACATCTACTAGCTACATTGGAAATGGAAGCTAGTAAACATGAAGAGGAATTACTGGCTGAAGCGTTATTATTACAAGAAGAACTTGGAGTCGACTTGGCTGAACAT GCTGCGCTTGTAGAACAAGGAGGAAGTGTTGCGACGGAGTCGATAACTTCAAATAACATGCTTATTCCTTCCTTGATCACATCCGAGCAAGAAGGTACCAAATCGGTGGATGCTCCTGCGACAATAATCGTAACAACTACGACAAGCACAGCAACAGTTGCAACGATGGCAACAACTAGCGCGAATACAAATGAACTTAAAGAGGCAGGGAAAAAGTTTATCAAAGACGATAAGGAACCTATTCAAATTATTCGTGGTGGACGAGTAATTACGTTACCTCCCATCGAAGCACCAGCTACCAGAAGCAAACGATTACAAATTAAAAGTACTGAACCTATTCAAAAATCATTTGAACCTGCCAAACGAATGGAGAAGCACGG AGGTTACAGTGTACAAACAATGCAACAAAGGGCATCGTCGCAGTCTATCAAACACGAAATTCGTGCGAATATAGATCAAGGTGAGAAAAATGAATGCGCAATTCGggtggaagaagaaaatatGGAGGAGGAAGCCGAAGAAGAGGAGGatgaagaggaggaagatataAAAGAGAAAGATCGGAAACAAGTCggcgaagaagacgaagaagaggaagaagaagaggaggaggataATTCAGATTCAGAAGATGATCCTGATAGACTTTGGTGTATATGCAAAAGACCGCATAACAATCGTTTCATGATTTGTTGTGATGTATGCGAAGACTGGTTTCATGGAAAATGCGTACATGTCAGCAAAGCAATGG GTCAACAAATGGAGGAGAAAGGAATAGAATGGGTTTGCCCAAATTGCACTAAAAAGAAGGATGAAGAGATAAAAGCTAAATCGAGTACCCAGAGTGCTTCTGGAAAGCAACGGATTCAATCTGACACTGTATTTGAGAATACAAAAAACCTTCCTACAGTTAATCAGAGTTCATCTACTGGAGAATCATCGCCTTTGATACAATCTAGTTGTGACTATGGTGGTGTTCAATATTCTAGTAGTATGCAATGTGTTGTTTGTAAAAAAGAAGCAAGAAACTCGAGCATTTACTGTTCCGACGCATGTATACTTGCACATGCCCAAGAAACATTGACCAAAGACAAACCAATACCAGGACCAACAATTAGTCCAAAAGGAACAAGGTCGTCACCGTTCGACCCTGCTTCAAAGTCGAAATCCGATGCTCGAGTTATCGTTTTTGAGAGGAAAAGTGGAAGAATATTAACAG GTTCAGACGCTCCTACAAgatcaaatttgcgtacgtggtTAAAGGAACATCCTACGTTCGAAGTGGTTGGGACAAATAATCTTGGTGCACTGCAAATAGGGAAAACGATTACGACTATTCAAACACAAATACCTGGTAAAACA ACAAAGTCTGCACTACTGTCACCCGCAAAAGGACAGAATCTTCCGAAGATGACGTACGCAAAAGTACCAGGTTCTAAGCAAATGATTTTGACAGcaggaaataaaaaatttacacTTATCTCTGGTGGACAACAGCAGCAACTACAActacagcagcaacaacaacagcagcagcagcagcagcagcagcagcaacaacaaacTCAATCGACAAATACAAAATCAATACAAATCAAACAAACGTTATTGCCAGGGTCAAACAAGAGTCCTTTGTTATTAAAAACGACAAAATTGATTACTCAACCACAAATAAAGCAATTGGGTGTGCCTGTGTCACCGAAACAAACACCAAATACAAAGAAACAAGAATCAAAACAGGCAATCATACAATCGAAACAACAGCAGATTAAACCAAGCCCACCAAGAAAACCTGAGACAGAACCTATAAGATTAAATATACGAAAAACTTTGACAGAATTGTTATCCAGCCGTATAAAAGAAACCGAAGATTTGAAACTTACCGACGAGGAAATAGCGGACCTAGCTTATAATATCGAATTAgagttatataaatatttcaaagacacCGGTGCAAAGTACAAAGCCAAATACAGAAGTCTCgtatttaatataaaagataCGAAGAATCTAACATTGTTTAGAAAGATAGCCGATAGATCGTTGACGCCAGATGCGGTGGTGCGGTTAAGTCCCGATGAAATGGCCAGTCAAGAATTGGCTGAATGGAGGGAGAAAGAAACGAAGCATCAGTTAGAAATGATTAAGAAAAACGAATTAGATTTAATGGCTCAGGCTAAATCTATCGTCGTTAAAACGCACAAAGGTGAACAAATAATCGAGAATGATGGTGGTATCGATCATGTGGATCCAAAAACTCCCGTGCAAGATATCGTGACTGCATTGAACAGTGCTGACAGCATAAGTTCGACCGTGGATGATATGGAGAAAGATATAGAAAAGGCAATCGACGAGGAAAGATTAAAAGGCAAGGAAGATGCGAAAAAATTGAGGAACTTGGACGAtaagaaaaggaaggaaaaggacAAAGATAGAGGtagggagaaagaaagagataaagaaaaagaaaggggaAAGGAGAAGGAGAGTAACCGTTCAAAGGGTGCGAGCGATCGGCGTGGTAGAAGTATCAGTAGAAGTAGACACAAACACGGCAGAGACGATAGGGAACGCAGTAAAACTAGAGAGAAAAGCAGAGAACGAAGGTCTCGAGATAAGGAAGGGAAGCGTGAACGAGAAAAAGATCGTGATAAGGAAAAAGAACGGGATCGTGAAAGAGATCGAGAGAGATCCAGAACTAGAGATCGGGAGAAATTAAAGCTCCGTGAAAAAAGTAGCAGAGATAAAGCTAAGCAAAAAGAGAAGGAcagggagaaagagagggaacGGGAACGACACAAAAGCAATGAAAATATTTTGAGAAGTCGCAATAGTGCTTATTCTGAACTGAAAAATGTTGACAAAAGAGAAgacgagaagaaaagagaaacggAAAAGAAAGAGGAATTGTCAGGTTTAACGGGAACATCGGCCGGAAAATCTATCGAAGATCGGCTTTGGCGGCATATCGAAGACGAAGCAACTACCAACATCATTGATGGGAATGATTCCGACGTGTCAGACAGAGAACCGTCTTCAACGGTTAATATCAAAACACCAGACATTAACGAAGAAGTTGATAGAGAAAGGGAACAAGAATCATCATCGACTCTCGAGGGTGAAACTCCGAAAGCAGGAGGATGGCAAACGGTTTGGAGGGGTTTCGTTAACATGGTGGATGTTGCAAAATTCTTCATCACCGCGCAAGAGGTGAGTGGTCACGCGAAAGATTTGATGGACGATCTACCAGATACAGTTGACGTTGTTGGACGAATAAGTCACGAAACTGTTTGGGATTATATCTCGAAGATGAAGAAAACCGGTTCGAAAGAGATTTTGGTAATTCGACTTACCGCAGCGAATGACGAAGAAAAGATTCCGTATATAACACTGTATAGTTATTTGAACAGTAGAAGTCGACTTGGAGTCGTTGGAAATGTTTCTAAGAATATAAAGGATTTTTATATAATGCCATTCTCAAGTCAAAGCACGATACCTCAGGTTCTCTTACCTTTGAACGGGCCTGGCTTCGAGGAGCACAGACCGCATCTTCTTCTAGGAATCATTGTTCGCAACAAAAGAAAACGTCCGGCTGGCATATCGTCTTCAAGCATACCGATGAAATTATCGAAGAAGGATGCCGACCGAAGTTACACGCCACCTTTAATAGGTGCCTCGAAAGATAAGTCTAGCAATGGTAGCAACGCGACAATCATCGTATCTACCTCTGTCACCTCTACCGCGACACCAACGATCCCGATATCATCACCTTCCTTGGCAACCGCAACGAGTACATATCACAAAACACCGGCTACCACGGTCAGCACGACCGAGTCTACGAAAGAAAAACAACATCCCGTCACTCAAACCACTCTTGACAATTTAAATAGAGCACATATAGGAATGTCGAGGAGTACGTTACTCGATACCGCGACCATATGTAAAATAGTCCCTGAATTGTCGTCAAAGATCGATCTTACCTCTTCGCCTGGTAAAGTACCTCTCGAGGACGATGGTGACGAGCCGTATAGTCCTGGCCAGATGGACGAGGAAGATATTGATCTTGACTTACGAACTTGTCCTACATCGACATCAGTAACCACAGTAGCTCCGATATCTGGTTCATTGGGTATTCACGATGTTACTACACTCGATAATGGTATCATTTCTTCCAGTAAAAATTCGACCGAACTCCAACGAAAAATGGAAGAACTAAATAGACAAATCGAAGAACAGAAGCAACAAATACAGAATATTAGTTCCTCATTTCTCGGTGAATCAACGCCTACTCTGCCG GGTTTAGGGCTGGACCCACCGCCCAACGATGAATGCGAAGAAGCTTACAGTCCTTCGGACACGAGATCGTTTACACCACCACCACCCACGGGTATTTCAAAGTTCGCTCAACCGATTCTCGAAAAAGTCTCAAACATAACGATACCTCCAAATTTACAAGAGATTTTAGCAAACGTCAAACGACAAGAGAGCTCTAAAGTAGACCCGTATTTACCTTCTAAACCTAGTGCCACGTTCTTAACTACTGCAAATTCTTCGATTTATCAAAATTCGGAAAAATATTCCTCGTCGCCTGGTGTAAAACTTACAATTAGCGGATTAAATAAATCCAATTCGGAGAAATCTATAGTGGAATCGTCATCTAATCATCGAGAATCTATttcaaaagagaaagaaagtaaGGGTACTTTGAGCTCATTAAGCGATTTGGATTTAATTAGAAAAGCAGAAGAGGAATTAGCGGCCGTCGCAGCTGCATCTGCCGCAATAGTACCAGGAAACAGGGTCACCGAAAATTCTATTCCATCAAGTTTATCTGGGACAACAACAGCTCTTTCATCAGTTATGGGAACCACTACATCTTCGTCTTTAATTTCCCAACCATCTGCAAATCTGTCAAGTTTAACTTCGACGGATTCTCCTACTCGTGAGGGAATTCCTTACAAAAATCCCTTTCCAGAACCTTTCAAACGAAACATAGCCCCTGAACAACCGAAACCCCCAGGTCTCGAAGACGAGGATTTCCCTCCGTTTCCATCTACGCCACCAAACTTGGAAAACAATGTATCTAAAACGACATCTTCTCATTCAAAGTTCGTTCCAAAGAGTGGTATTGTGTTAAGCGTTAAACGGAAAGTTAACGATGACGTTTCTCCCACTTCTCCTTCCACTTCGAAcaaaataataagaataaaatcTCGATGGGGTCAGGGTCCATCGGAATCGATCGATTAG